One window from the genome of Kaistella carnis encodes:
- a CDS encoding CHAP domain-containing protein, with product MAKGGVYRIKGDKSPLTGVKTFYNVVEWYADTPLAKRREELVTWELFVKGENGYRSTGIKKRGINHFTFGPNAHKFSYKVEGYLHEAEGKEPMAIFVQPQKNEKAKPVEKDILGVSLTYHDGSKITKALSYRDRLKATAKCQGLEGLKIVFTLWEDDENKAGHNTKNQYITKSPEIEVDSKGYARWNFTLLNTFINLANKREDDKKQHEYYVTAEYVGKYKSSANVNVNNPSASAPSSSFKPKPKSSTAKFPTNSASPKKQSDPKGKISKAEFVDAKGNKINSAKIDTNAIIKITGENVKGKTVKVRIWEEDTINNDLLFERNLVLAGNESFYTVKLTKQMYDKGQRYEVEGDTQEFFIEIEHLSIITESSRIDVGLHEAPRRHEYGKSPAIKKNDESPRKPESCVCKDEYKLIWGNRIRCSERKKVVEVCKNIWGESKKIEKAKELMAIMHLETAGSFSPAQKGVSARGTKYIGLVQFSETTAQSLGTTYEALGKMTFLDQMTYVEKYLQKNKDQMNTLVDFYLQVLNPAAVGKGSDPTYKVFDESISVPDGDGSKTSEKQRLINITKDPWVRKYGYASNPPFMKGDERKKRKKWVYTRQRFEDRYGYENGNTTIKEIDDVVRLEHYNPGQAELYIDICEDKPVEKKDDQGKRAPWMKIVLEEAKNFGGYAEGDDPLYSRIKSEYFAIKNEFTTKNTDPSKISWCAVFASWCLQKAGYANPSTCRALEFNPDYKHDGPNKPDRASGMRRISKPCYGCIVVWKNTKGGGGHVAFYYGTDSSGNIIPLGGNQGSSLKFSSRNPNGDYGQKVVGYFLPDDYPDNPEDEFTDEEKRLDPKKLNKSSLLKKSNEAVSGKTT from the coding sequence ATGGCAAAAGGAGGAGTTTATAGAATAAAGGGGGATAAAAGTCCCTTGACTGGCGTTAAAACTTTCTACAATGTTGTAGAATGGTATGCAGATACGCCTTTGGCGAAGAGAAGAGAAGAGTTAGTAACTTGGGAACTGTTTGTCAAAGGAGAAAATGGGTATAGAAGCACCGGGATTAAAAAACGAGGGATCAATCATTTTACTTTTGGACCCAACGCGCACAAGTTTTCTTATAAAGTAGAAGGGTATCTCCATGAAGCTGAAGGAAAAGAACCAATGGCAATTTTTGTCCAGCCTCAGAAAAATGAAAAAGCAAAACCTGTAGAAAAGGATATTTTAGGAGTCAGTCTCACTTATCATGATGGATCTAAAATTACGAAAGCACTTAGTTACAGAGATCGTCTGAAAGCTACAGCGAAATGTCAGGGCTTGGAAGGCTTAAAAATTGTTTTTACTCTTTGGGAGGATGATGAGAATAAGGCGGGACACAACACAAAAAATCAGTATATCACGAAATCTCCGGAGATAGAAGTTGACAGTAAAGGATATGCCCGCTGGAATTTTACGCTTCTAAATACCTTTATCAATCTTGCCAACAAAAGAGAAGATGACAAAAAACAACACGAATACTATGTTACTGCAGAGTATGTGGGTAAATATAAAAGTTCGGCAAATGTGAATGTTAACAATCCCAGTGCGAGCGCCCCTTCCTCATCTTTCAAACCAAAGCCGAAATCAAGTACGGCAAAATTCCCTACCAATTCTGCCTCACCAAAAAAACAGTCGGATCCGAAAGGGAAAATTTCAAAAGCAGAATTCGTTGATGCTAAGGGAAATAAAATAAATTCTGCAAAGATTGATACTAACGCAATAATTAAAATTACCGGTGAAAACGTAAAAGGCAAGACAGTCAAAGTTAGGATATGGGAAGAGGATACGATCAACAATGATCTGTTGTTCGAGAGAAATTTAGTGTTAGCAGGAAATGAATCTTTCTATACCGTGAAACTGACTAAACAAATGTACGATAAAGGCCAAAGATATGAAGTTGAAGGTGATACTCAAGAGTTTTTTATTGAGATTGAGCATTTAAGCATTATTACCGAATCATCAAGAATAGACGTGGGCCTGCATGAGGCCCCGAGAAGGCACGAATACGGGAAGTCGCCCGCTATTAAAAAGAACGATGAAAGTCCAAGAAAACCCGAAAGTTGTGTATGTAAAGATGAATACAAATTAATATGGGGCAATAGAATACGCTGTTCTGAGAGAAAAAAGGTAGTAGAGGTTTGTAAAAATATCTGGGGAGAATCAAAGAAAATAGAGAAAGCTAAGGAACTGATGGCGATAATGCATTTGGAAACTGCCGGCTCATTTTCACCGGCACAGAAAGGGGTGAGTGCAAGAGGGACTAAATATATTGGCCTTGTCCAATTTAGCGAAACTACAGCACAATCTTTAGGAACGACCTATGAGGCCTTAGGAAAAATGACATTTCTGGATCAAATGACTTATGTCGAAAAATACTTGCAGAAAAACAAAGATCAAATGAATACTTTAGTTGATTTTTATCTGCAGGTTTTAAATCCAGCCGCTGTAGGAAAAGGTTCTGATCCTACCTATAAGGTCTTTGATGAAAGCATTTCCGTCCCCGATGGGGATGGTAGTAAAACTTCAGAAAAACAACGGTTAATAAATATTACAAAAGATCCCTGGGTCAGGAAATATGGGTATGCCTCAAATCCACCTTTCATGAAGGGTGATGAACGTAAGAAAAGAAAAAAATGGGTTTATACAAGGCAGAGATTTGAAGATCGGTATGGTTACGAAAACGGAAATACCACCATAAAGGAGATTGATGACGTTGTAAGACTTGAGCATTATAATCCGGGACAAGCGGAATTGTACATTGACATATGCGAAGACAAACCAGTCGAGAAAAAAGATGATCAGGGAAAAAGAGCGCCGTGGATGAAAATCGTACTGGAAGAGGCCAAAAATTTTGGAGGTTATGCTGAAGGTGATGATCCACTATATTCAAGAATTAAATCTGAATATTTTGCAATAAAAAATGAATTTACCACAAAAAATACAGATCCTTCAAAAATTTCTTGGTGCGCGGTTTTTGCAAGCTGGTGTTTGCAAAAAGCCGGATATGCTAATCCAAGCACATGCAGAGCGCTGGAGTTTAATCCTGACTATAAGCATGATGGTCCGAATAAACCTGATAGAGCCTCAGGTATGAGAAGAATAAGTAAACCCTGCTACGGATGTATAGTGGTTTGGAAAAACACTAAAGGTGGAGGTGGACATGTGGCATTTTATTATGGAACTGATAGCTCCGGAAATATTATTCCTTTAGGTGGTAATCAAGGTAGCAGTTTAAAGTTTAGCAGTAGAAATCCGAATGGAGATTACGGACAAAAAGTGGTTGGATACTTTCTACCAGATGATTATCCAGATAATCCAGAAGATGAATTTACGGACGAAGAAAAAAGGCTCGATCCAAAAAAGCTTAATAAAAGTTCTCTACTAAAAAAATCTAACGAAGCCGTAAGTGGTAAAACAACTTAA
- a CDS encoding DUF4280 domain-containing protein, whose protein sequence is MDDFNKMGTGKLDKYNSSTSKMADDNASPANEENHENGSYELSAGSDEVASSVNKPEDEATVKNENSASTENPEGDDKEEEKQEQSESKSSEHDGKYFVIPRGKAMCNKGTAFPNFKVTSHQKHYWNDAEGQADYLAVTEDDLTFNPPAAPFGSCSVKNGNPCTFAPAGKWQKPYEKVKVMGKSCLTEASELMCSIGGKITVMKHGQQSEAGKSNAIDANSAEQEILNPVVDYDEFKEEIEENDDRHAW, encoded by the coding sequence ATGGACGATTTCAATAAAATGGGAACTGGAAAATTAGATAAATATAATTCTTCCACTTCAAAAATGGCTGATGATAATGCTTCTCCGGCGAATGAGGAAAATCATGAAAATGGTTCTTACGAACTGTCGGCAGGGAGCGATGAGGTTGCAAGTTCTGTAAATAAACCTGAAGATGAAGCAACGGTCAAAAATGAAAATTCAGCCTCTACAGAAAATCCTGAAGGAGATGATAAGGAAGAAGAGAAACAGGAGCAAAGTGAGAGCAAATCCAGCGAACACGATGGTAAATATTTTGTGATCCCGAGAGGGAAGGCGATGTGTAATAAAGGAACAGCTTTTCCAAATTTTAAAGTCACAAGTCACCAAAAACATTACTGGAACGATGCAGAAGGACAGGCCGATTATCTCGCCGTAACCGAAGATGATCTTACTTTTAATCCGCCGGCTGCACCCTTTGGCAGCTGCTCGGTGAAGAATGGCAATCCCTGCACTTTCGCACCAGCCGGAAAATGGCAAAAGCCGTATGAGAAAGTAAAAGTTATGGGTAAAAGCTGTTTAACCGAAGCTTCAGAATTGATGTGCTCCATCGGTGGAAAGATTACGGTGATGAAACATGGGCAGCAAAGTGAGGCCGGTAAAAGTAATGCAATCGATGCAAATTCAGCAGAACAGGAAATATTAAATCCTGTTGTGGATTATGATGAATTTAAAGAAGAGATTGAAGAAAATGATGATCGCCATGCGTGGTAA
- the tssD gene encoding type VI secretion system tube protein TssD, whose translation MAANNSRAVLKFNNGEESKVLKLNYSVARSTDVSGRVASDPSNAIIKVTIEATEKSDIIESLLNGKYKPTVGEVTFNKSHEEGTLIKLNWENGYVIQHEVDFDAVDSNSMLISFVISAEKITYGGGQYEGVWPGM comes from the coding sequence ATGGCAGCAAACAATTCAAGAGCAGTCTTAAAATTTAACAACGGAGAAGAATCGAAAGTATTAAAACTGAACTACAGCGTAGCAAGATCTACCGATGTTTCAGGTAGAGTAGCTTCCGATCCCTCCAACGCAATCATCAAAGTAACAATCGAAGCGACAGAGAAATCAGACATCATCGAATCGTTATTAAACGGAAAATACAAACCAACCGTTGGTGAAGTAACCTTCAACAAATCTCATGAAGAAGGAACGTTGATCAAACTAAATTGGGAAAATGGTTACGTAATCCAACACGAAGTAGATTTCGATGCAGTTGACAGCAATAGTATGTTGATCAGTTTCGTTATCAGTGCGGAGAAAATCACTTACGGTGGCGGACAATACGAAGGTGTTTGGCCGGGAATGTAA
- a CDS encoding ankyrin repeat domain-containing protein codes for MKITVLFLAILINTISCMNTNEKISKNTPPPEEFFQGKDLIMAKAIAESNITEIERLIARENYDVNVRGQVTSHGRVQQFTYLNYAVLIRNVKSAEKLLQLNADVNLIALDGGGQLGNMNIASGGKNRSLMELLLKYKVNLNNPLAESPVNPLLIGDSDKSLITLLIENGADLNHQNYIDGSTPLFTALSIGKFEYVNYFLDQGANPLLLDSSGNSVAYLVQKEIEEGRLSDFGLKEYSKLLNRFKNELRIQFPLNRNNRKSLEQSISRYENLTKEEKDLLGSEELERIDKYRNSLSKGVDLIERPLD; via the coding sequence ATGAAAATAACAGTTCTATTTTTAGCAATTTTAATAAATACAATCAGCTGCATGAATACCAACGAGAAAATAAGTAAAAATACGCCACCGCCGGAAGAGTTTTTTCAGGGAAAAGATTTGATAATGGCCAAAGCAATCGCTGAAAGTAATATCACCGAGATTGAACGGTTAATCGCCCGGGAAAATTATGATGTGAATGTCAGAGGTCAAGTGACAAGTCATGGTAGAGTACAACAGTTTACTTATTTGAATTATGCAGTTTTAATTAGAAATGTAAAATCAGCTGAAAAATTATTGCAATTGAATGCCGATGTTAATTTGATCGCACTTGATGGAGGCGGTCAATTGGGAAACATGAATATTGCAAGTGGAGGAAAAAACAGATCCTTGATGGAATTGCTTTTAAAGTACAAAGTGAATTTAAATAATCCATTGGCCGAATCGCCGGTAAATCCATTATTGATAGGAGATTCCGATAAAAGTCTGATCACATTATTGATTGAAAACGGCGCTGATCTCAATCATCAAAATTATATTGATGGAAGCACACCCTTATTCACGGCTTTAAGTATTGGCAAATTTGAGTACGTAAATTACTTCTTAGATCAAGGTGCCAATCCGCTTCTCTTAGATTCGAGTGGTAATTCGGTCGCTTATTTGGTACAAAAAGAAATAGAGGAAGGGCGCCTAAGTGATTTCGGTTTAAAAGAGTATTCTAAATTATTAAACCGCTTCAAAAATGAACTTCGTATTCAATTTCCTTTAAATAGAAATAATAGAAAAAGTTTAGAGCAGAGCATTTCCCGCTATGAAAATCTAACAAAAGAAGAGAAAGATCTGTTGGGATCAGAAGAATTGGAACGCATTGATAAATACAGAAATAGCTTGTCGAAAGGAGTAGACCTTATCGAAAGGCCTTTGGATTAA
- a CDS encoding PAAR-like protein — MSQLYVPDGTWTLCTEGKKIPRIQVSSQSTVKIAGGKLAATKDDRFDGNFICFKMTIAGAALGAVAAIAIAATGGAALGGILAVAAGSGAGALTARLPSICSLLCKPSQWTEIHPKVKFEQKEALLQNATLSCLLGGLVTIKLPNLDLSIDLGLIAGEDVYKDKANDLTGLDEKNKNKSNASPEQIARIADYNRLEEKDMRALGFDPTDFHPRKADGSIDEGFYAQLYEKDGKYVLAFRGTQEGPDIVEDGVQGIGISSSQYDQAAKLAQKVKDNQYTGNNTVITGHSLGGGLAAIAGGVTGYPTYTYNAAGVHDKTLKRNSVHRESMNNVQAYNASDDPLNLAQDNRESVVGAIGSKFPIIGSVLGLSGALPRASGQRMQINTDVGILKGHTAIHIVNQLEKELAEMGGGNSTVISNDR, encoded by the coding sequence ATGAGTCAATTATATGTTCCGGATGGTACCTGGACCTTATGTACCGAAGGCAAAAAAATTCCACGTATACAAGTGAGTTCCCAATCAACTGTAAAAATCGCTGGTGGCAAATTAGCAGCGACCAAAGACGATCGGTTTGATGGAAATTTTATATGCTTTAAAATGACCATTGCAGGTGCGGCTTTGGGGGCGGTAGCTGCGATTGCCATTGCTGCGACGGGCGGCGCTGCTCTTGGAGGGATTTTAGCGGTCGCGGCGGGATCCGGCGCGGGCGCTTTAACTGCAAGATTGCCGAGTATATGTTCCTTATTATGCAAACCGTCCCAGTGGACAGAAATTCACCCAAAAGTAAAATTCGAGCAAAAAGAAGCCTTGTTGCAAAATGCCACTCTAAGTTGTCTTTTGGGTGGATTGGTTACCATAAAATTGCCGAACTTAGATTTGTCTATCGATTTGGGACTTATAGCGGGAGAAGATGTCTACAAGGATAAAGCGAATGATCTTACAGGACTTGACGAAAAGAATAAGAATAAAAGTAATGCCTCCCCAGAACAAATTGCCCGTATTGCAGATTATAACAGACTGGAGGAAAAAGATATGAGAGCTTTAGGTTTTGATCCAACGGATTTTCATCCAAGAAAAGCGGACGGTTCAATAGATGAAGGTTTTTATGCCCAACTCTATGAAAAAGACGGCAAATATGTGTTGGCATTTAGAGGAACCCAGGAAGGTCCTGATATTGTAGAAGATGGGGTGCAGGGTATTGGAATAAGTTCAAGCCAATATGATCAGGCAGCGAAATTGGCTCAAAAGGTAAAAGATAACCAATATACAGGTAATAATACAGTAATTACCGGACATTCTCTGGGTGGCGGTTTAGCGGCCATTGCCGGCGGAGTTACGGGTTATCCGACCTACACGTATAATGCGGCGGGTGTGCACGATAAAACTTTGAAGAGAAACAGTGTACATCGAGAGTCTATGAATAATGTTCAGGCGTATAACGCGAGTGATGATCCCTTAAATCTCGCTCAGGATAATCGGGAATCAGTTGTGGGAGCGATCGGCAGTAAATTCCCAATTATCGGTTCCGTGCTGGGACTTAGTGGGGCTTTGCCGAGGGCTTCCGGCCAACGCATGCAAATAAATACAGACGTAGGAATTTTAAAGGGCCACACCGCCATTCACATTGTTAATCAACTTGAAAAAGAATTAGCGGAAATGGGCGGTGGAAATTCAACCGTAATCTCAAATGACAGATAA
- a CDS encoding type VI secretion system Vgr family protein, with amino-acid sequence MFQKNNTSKSRQSDSETVDLWEKQPTSKIFNAKGIIENALHGINRVVKLLIVIDGQIIHNFKHFKLTQSAVKHHHFSLMIPHDAMGEAESYNLEIGQNFLGKRLTVVFRYKDVEKGPERTFVGVITEVGFSQEKGSLGDIIITGFSPTILLDASPHTQSFGGSKSISLNSIVENVIKQGLNKSSYDYRIDSKYGNLDYSAQYEETHYNYLARMAEAYGEQFFYDGEVLHFGQLPPSEKPITLKYGSNINDIKVRMKAQHVQPSFYGYNSSENQKLTTGVSSIDHKSDIAKRAYTISQQTFTTPALRLAPIKASTDMDIGASQKSSAGSKAVEVFVTSGTTTVPFMYPGCTADIEMRKPGKVTTSYFTKLMITEVTHEVDARGYYTGTFEAIAADTGFMPRPEFEMPRSEVQVAHVVSNTDPKNQGRVKVQFDWQRGPDTTDWVRVMTPDAGGSDKVSKNRGFVSIPEVGDQVMVGFQHQLPDRPFVMGSMFHGKVGGGGGSGNNVKSLSSKSGNIICLNDGAGIEIKDKAGNFLTLSGAGDVTTQVSNNNVETIGNEHTTNVAAKSSLNVGEGAEAKMSLDSSGNISIEGTTKIELKVGENSITITKEGITISSKAGMLDLNSTENAILVTKDKLSIHSQSIMSVNSSDSISITGSQVDIN; translated from the coding sequence ATGTTCCAAAAAAATAATACATCTAAAAGTAGACAGTCAGATTCCGAAACCGTTGATTTGTGGGAAAAACAACCCACTTCAAAAATATTTAATGCAAAAGGTATTATCGAAAATGCACTGCATGGAATCAACCGCGTGGTTAAACTTCTAATTGTAATTGATGGACAGATCATTCACAATTTTAAACATTTTAAATTGACGCAAAGTGCCGTAAAACACCATCATTTCAGCCTAATGATTCCTCACGATGCAATGGGTGAAGCAGAAAGTTATAATTTAGAAATTGGTCAGAATTTTCTGGGTAAAAGATTAACGGTTGTTTTTAGATATAAAGATGTTGAAAAAGGACCCGAAAGAACGTTTGTCGGCGTGATTACAGAAGTGGGATTCAGCCAGGAAAAAGGAAGTCTGGGCGATATCATCATCACAGGATTCAGTCCCACTATTCTTTTAGATGCTTCTCCTCATACCCAAAGTTTTGGCGGCAGCAAATCCATCAGTCTCAACAGTATTGTAGAAAATGTAATTAAACAGGGACTAAACAAAAGCTCCTACGATTATCGGATCGATTCTAAATATGGAAATCTGGACTACAGTGCCCAATATGAAGAAACACATTACAATTATCTCGCTCGAATGGCCGAAGCATACGGAGAACAGTTTTTCTACGATGGTGAAGTCCTGCATTTCGGACAATTACCGCCCTCTGAAAAACCAATTACCCTCAAGTACGGAAGCAATATCAATGACATAAAAGTCCGAATGAAAGCACAACATGTGCAACCTTCATTCTATGGTTACAACAGCAGTGAAAATCAAAAACTGACTACTGGTGTCTCGTCCATCGACCACAAATCAGATATCGCAAAACGGGCGTACACTATTTCTCAGCAAACATTTACAACTCCAGCCTTACGATTGGCGCCAATAAAGGCGAGTACCGATATGGATATTGGCGCTTCGCAAAAAAGTAGCGCTGGAAGTAAAGCGGTAGAGGTTTTCGTAACATCGGGTACGACTACCGTTCCGTTTATGTATCCGGGATGTACTGCAGATATAGAGATGAGAAAGCCCGGCAAAGTGACCACGAGCTATTTTACGAAGTTAATGATTACCGAAGTTACGCATGAAGTGGATGCACGCGGATATTATACCGGAACCTTTGAAGCCATTGCGGCGGATACTGGTTTTATGCCACGTCCGGAATTTGAAATGCCCAGATCTGAAGTTCAGGTAGCGCATGTTGTTTCTAATACTGATCCCAAAAATCAAGGTCGTGTAAAAGTTCAGTTTGATTGGCAGCGTGGTCCTGACACTACCGATTGGGTTCGTGTCATGACTCCCGACGCGGGCGGCAGTGATAAAGTAAGTAAAAACAGAGGATTTGTGTCCATTCCCGAAGTTGGCGATCAGGTCATGGTAGGTTTCCAGCATCAATTACCCGACCGGCCTTTCGTGATGGGGTCTATGTTTCACGGCAAAGTTGGCGGCGGTGGCGGAAGTGGTAATAATGTGAAGAGTTTAAGCAGTAAGAGTGGGAATATTATTTGTTTGAATGATGGCGCAGGTATTGAAATAAAAGACAAAGCTGGGAATTTTCTAACGCTAAGTGGTGCAGGAGATGTTACGACGCAAGTCAGCAACAACAATGTTGAAACCATTGGCAATGAACATACCACCAATGTTGCTGCAAAAAGTTCACTTAATGTGGGAGAGGGTGCAGAAGCTAAAATGTCATTGGACAGCTCGGGGAATATTTCGATCGAGGGAACTACCAAAATTGAATTGAAAGTTGGTGAAAATAGTATTACAATCACAAAAGAAGGAATCACCATCTCTTCGAAAGCCGGTATGCTGGATCTCAATTCAACGGAGAATGCAATTTTGGTAACCAAAGATAAGTTAAGTATCCACAGCCAGTCGATCATGTCAGTCAATTCAAGCGACAGTATTTCTATTACGGGTTCTCAAGTAGATATTAATTAA
- the tssD gene encoding type VI secretion system tube protein TssD, with amino-acid sequence MAANNSRAILKFNNGEDQKVLKMNYSVARSTDVSGRVASDPSNAIIKVTVEATEKSDIIESLLNGKYKPTVGEVTFNKSHEEGTLIKLNWENGYVIQHEVEFDAIDSNSMLVSFVISAEKITYGGGQYEGIWPGTK; translated from the coding sequence ATGGCAGCAAACAATTCAAGAGCAATCTTAAAATTCAACAACGGAGAAGATCAAAAAGTTTTAAAAATGAACTACAGCGTAGCACGTTCTACGGATGTTTCAGGAAGAGTAGCCTCAGATCCTTCCAATGCGATTATTAAAGTAACGGTAGAAGCAACCGAGAAATCAGACATCATCGAATCTTTATTGAACGGTAAGTATAAACCAACAGTAGGAGAGGTGACATTCAACAAATCTCATGAAGAAGGAACTTTAATTAAATTGAACTGGGAAAATGGTTATGTTATTCAGCACGAAGTAGAATTTGATGCAATCGACAGCAATAGTATGTTGGTTAGTTTTGTAATCAGTGCAGAGAAAATTACTTACGGTGGTGGACAATACGAAGGTATTTGGCCGGGAACCAAATAA
- a CDS encoding DUF5458 family protein, translating to MENKKQMAAQEDNQQQHQQQQAPQRQKNPIDELGKVGGFGFVETVIDGIANMNPTRKARKEIFINDQNKETERRDLLKRINLWVNLLENNKSVEEMAEASKKKATSAENNLKHNLKNTLDTVRELETSYRTVAQFYKNTELDKVDNVSIMNATLEQIKDIDNPLFIDAVAEEFKENYDRLDLRDNYSILAVPGYLGSNKVIEKWAKICNENKVMMVTDFANLDKPDDVVDLFHSANLTGGEIHRSNVIMTCNYLVGRGKAEEVGEEENVDLPPSTSLAGKIHRTLMSQVAAGKKHGNINEVDAVKFNLKKSEISQLEKMGLVPMVNEYGKIMAFSAKTLFTGDNIGLQTYSVVRVFDYVTKVLLDFLNRRAFENWTPKNEDDLRKQIVTFLDGIKGADKLIENFKIVRFEQDKVNKDRVWLDIRLTPYFPTKSFVIKLDGHKGDDGNEWESSYNQD from the coding sequence ATGGAAAATAAAAAACAAATGGCTGCTCAGGAAGATAATCAACAGCAGCACCAGCAACAACAAGCACCACAAAGACAGAAGAATCCGATTGATGAATTGGGTAAAGTAGGAGGCTTTGGTTTTGTAGAAACGGTGATTGATGGTATCGCAAACATGAACCCTACCAGAAAAGCGCGTAAAGAAATCTTCATTAATGATCAAAATAAGGAAACTGAAAGAAGAGATCTTTTAAAGAGAATTAATCTTTGGGTTAATCTTTTAGAAAATAATAAATCGGTAGAGGAAATGGCAGAAGCTTCTAAAAAGAAAGCCACTTCTGCAGAAAATAATCTGAAGCACAACCTTAAAAATACTTTGGATACGGTAAGAGAACTGGAAACATCTTACAGAACCGTTGCACAGTTTTATAAAAATACAGAGTTGGACAAGGTGGATAATGTGAGTATCATGAACGCCACTTTAGAGCAGATAAAAGATATAGACAATCCATTATTTATCGATGCGGTTGCCGAAGAATTTAAAGAAAATTATGACCGATTAGATCTTCGCGACAATTATTCAATTTTGGCGGTTCCAGGTTATTTAGGTTCTAATAAAGTAATTGAAAAATGGGCCAAAATCTGTAACGAGAATAAAGTGATGATGGTCACTGATTTCGCAAATCTTGACAAACCGGATGATGTTGTAGATCTTTTCCATTCTGCAAATCTTACCGGTGGTGAGATTCACAGAAGTAATGTAATTATGACCTGTAATTACCTTGTAGGGCGCGGAAAAGCGGAAGAAGTAGGAGAGGAAGAAAATGTAGATCTTCCACCTTCAACTTCATTAGCGGGGAAAATCCACAGAACTTTAATGTCTCAGGTTGCGGCAGGTAAAAAGCACGGAAATATCAACGAAGTAGATGCGGTAAAATTCAATTTGAAAAAGAGCGAGATTTCTCAGTTAGAAAAAATGGGCTTGGTACCGATGGTGAATGAGTACGGAAAAATTATGGCCTTCTCTGCAAAAACATTATTTACCGGTGATAATATTGGATTACAAACCTATTCTGTAGTTCGTGTATTTGACTATGTGACGAAAGTACTTTTGGATTTCTTAAACAGAAGAGCTTTTGAAAACTGGACTCCAAAAAACGAAGACGATTTAAGAAAGCAAATCGTAACCTTCTTAGATGGTATTAAAGGTGCAGATAAATTGATCGAAAACTTCAAAATTGTAAGATTCGAGCAAGATAAAGTTAACAAAGACCGCGTTTGGTTAGACATTCGTTTAACGCCGTATTTCCCAACCAAAAGTTTTGTAATTAAACTGGATGGTCACAAAGGTGATGATGGTAATGAGTGGGAATCAAGTTATAACCAAGATTAA
- a CDS encoding type VI secretion system contractile sheath small subunit, which translates to MAMYNYGVGGNEIKVDANEAIQEIQENRSLIVSQLTSDETMIPEIVRGLKTVEDVFRHFEPAVSVQHEKEDGSIVDEEFRFQTLGDFTPKNLTQNSAYLQQLSIEQEQYNKILRQLKNNKILRSMLENEQTKTAFIEVLKEVANELEK; encoded by the coding sequence ATGGCAATGTACAATTATGGTGTTGGTGGAAACGAAATAAAAGTTGACGCCAACGAAGCAATTCAGGAAATTCAGGAGAATAGATCCCTGATTGTGAGTCAATTAACCTCGGATGAGACCATGATTCCGGAAATTGTTAGAGGATTAAAAACAGTAGAAGATGTTTTCAGACATTTCGAGCCTGCTGTTTCCGTACAGCACGAAAAGGAAGATGGTTCCATTGTTGACGAAGAGTTTCGTTTTCAGACTTTGGGGGACTTTACTCCAAAAAATCTAACCCAGAATTCCGCGTATTTGCAGCAATTAAGTATTGAGCAAGAGCAATATAATAAAATCTTGCGCCAGTTGAAAAATAATAAAATTCTTCGCAGCATGCTCGAAAATGAGCAGACAAAAACTGCGTTCATAGAGGTTCTAAAAGAAGTAGCCAACGAGTTAGAAAAATAG